The Candidatus Cloacimonadota bacterium region GTCATAAAGAGGTTTCGGCATAAAAGTAGCAGTCAATTCGTGTTTTAGAGCCGTGTTATGGATAATATCTTTGACATACATCATCTTATCCGTGATCTTCTCAAATTCGATCATCTCGGTTTCAATTTCCTGCTGCCCTGAAAGTCCAACTTCGTGATGATGATAACGCACGGGACAGTCAATTTTCTCGATCAATTCCACCATTTCTTCCCGAATATGGGCATATTTATCAAACGGAACATCGATGTGATAACCTTTCCTGTTGGCAACTGCTGTTCCCTGAATGTCTTTGTACCCTCCGGGAAGATCTTTCTTGTTCTCTTCTGAAGTGAATTGATAACCGGCACTGTATTTCCCGTTATTGATGATCGCTTCATTGAAAAGATAAAACTCAAACTCGGGAATCCATAATGATTGATCCGCAATTCCGGTTTGTTCCATGTATTTTTGAACTCTCTTGGCAACGCTTCTCGGATCTTTTTGCACTCCGATCCTGGTGTCTGCATCACAAATATAACACAACATTCTTAAAGTAGGAAATTCCGTGAATGGATCTACAACAGCAGTAGAGAGATCGGGAATAATCACCATATCTCCAGATTCAACTGAACTCATACCGGGAATGCTGGAACCATCAAAGGAAATTCCGTGTTCGAGAACATATTCCAATCTTCGTGGAGGAAAAGAGATGTGATACCAATTTCCCACTAAATCCGAATATTTCAGGTCGATACTTTTGATCCCCTTTTCTTTAATGATTTGTTTTATTTTTTCTAAAGTCATATTTTCTCCATAAATTTAAAAATTCTACTAAATGACAAAAAACAATGTTATTCTAATATTTCTGATAAAGATAATTTTACGAAACTTCTATCTATTGTTGAATTTCACTCAAAAGAAAAGTAAGAAAAATTTATCAGAATGGTCGGGATGAAAAATCATATTCCTGTCAAAATCTTCATGATAAACTGCAACGGTGGAAAAATAATACCTCCGATAATATTCAATTTGAAAATATAAGAGACCAGGATAATCATCATAAATATCATCATTCCTTTGCGTTCCTGTGCTGTATATTTGAAATACATTTCATCCGACAAAAAAGCACCGATAACTTTTGATCCATCCAGTGGTGGGAACGGAATTAGATTAAATAATCCCAGAAACAGATTGATCATGATCGTTGTATAGATCAACCTCATAAAAAAAGCTGAAGCTTGACTTAAAGGAGCATACGGATCGTGATTGCTCATGATCAATCTTAATAATAATGAAAGAATGATAGCAATGATAAAGTTTGAAGCAGGTCCTGCTGCTGCTGTTAGAGCTGTATGTTTTTTATAATCCCTGAAATTATAAGGATTTATGGGAACTGGTTTCGCATATCCGAAAGCAAGCCCTCCTCGGGTTACGATCAACATCAATATCGGTAAGATTATTGTTCCGAACCTGTCGATATGGTTTATGGGATTGAAATTCAATCTGCCGGCTCGATAAGCAGTATCATCTCCCAACAGAAAAGCAGCATACCCATGACTTACTTCATGGATGATGATGCTCATCAGGATGATTGGTATTAAAAAAATATATTCCATTTTTTCTTCTCTACTCCTCTTTCCCAAACCCCAGTTTGGGAACATGCAATCATTAATTCGACTCGTAAGCAAAGAAATGAGTCGAAATAAAATACTGAAATATGAAAGACTACTTTTTCGAGTTATTGTCCTTCGCCAGACTCTTATGAAATCACATTCTAGTTTCCTGCAAAATAAGGAGATAGGATTTTGATTAAAATGGACAAGATCGGCATCTTGTTTTACGGATCAGGTTTCCTCTTAATAAAACTATCCGCTTGCGGATAGCAATAGGCTTGTCTGACGCTTTCATTACGACTCGATTATTACTTTCAGGAATCTTCTTTTCCCGACTTTGATGATACAATCATCAGAAATTTCATAAAAAATATCAGTTACTTTTTTCCCATCGATACTGACGGCATTTTGTTTGATCATTCTGCGAGCTTCACTACCGGAAGCACAAGTTTTGGTTTTTACTAAAATATCGATGATCTTTTCCTTTTCATTTTGTAATTCATATCCCGGCATTTCATCAGGAATTTCCTTTTTGGCAAAAATTTGATTAAATTCTTTTTCTGCTTCTTTTGCTGCTTTTTCTCCATGATAAAGAGAAACAACTTCCCTTGCCAGTCTCTGCTTGATAAATTTTGGATTTATTTCGCTGTTTTTCAATTGTTTTTCTATCTCTTCAATTTCCTCAGGAGCAATTTTTGTAGCATAATTGAAATAATTAATGATTGACTCATCGGGAATGGACATCACTTTTCCGTATTTATCTTTAGGAGAATCAAAAACAGCAATGTAATTATTCAGACTTTTGCTCATTTTTTCTTTGCCGTCAATCCCTAATAAAATTGGAGATAAAAGAGCAATCTGCTGTTCCTGACCGAAATATCTCTGCATATCTCGTCCTGCCAGAATATTAAATTTCTGCTCTGTTGCTCCCAATTCAACATCGGCATTAACTGCTACGGAGTCATAAGCCTGTAAAATTGGATACATCATTTCGTGCATTCCCAGAGAGAGTCCCTGCTCATATCTGTTGCGGAAAGTGTCATGAGCCAAAAACCGAGCGAGTGTGAATTTTCCCATCAATTTCAGGACATCGGACATTCCCATATTCCCAAACCATTCTGATTGCCAGCGGACTTCTGTTTTATTTTTATCCAGAACTTTATACAACTGATCCATATATTTTTCTGCATTTTTTCTGACCTGTTCTCCGGTTAATGGAGGTCGAGATTCATCTCTTCCGGTCGGATCTCCGATTTGAGCTGTGAAATCTCCGATAATGATTACTCCGAGATGTCCCAGATCCTGGAATTCTCTCATTTTCCGAATTGGCACAAGATGTCCGATATGGACATCATAACCAGTCGGATCAATTCCATATTTTATCCGCAAAGGTTTTCCCTTTTTTTCCGATCTTTCCAGTTTGGAGATCATTTCCGTTTCGGAAATCAATTCATCCACTCCTTTTTTGATTATTTTCAATTCTTTTTCGAATCTCATTAAATCTACCAATCCTTTTCAAAAATCAGTGTTCAAAACCTTTTTAGACCAGATTGTTGTCAAATTTTTTCGTCACTCTTTAAATTTGTCAGATTTTTGAAATTTAGTAAATTTTTACCTTCACAAAAAAATATTCATTAAATCTTAATTATATTGAATTTAAAGAATTATCCCTTAAAAATAAACACTGCTACTTTTCAAGTCATTTCTATAATCTCATAAAAAACAAATAATTAGTGATTTGTCGTAGCTTTCTTTAAAACATAAAACTTAAATTTCCAGTCTTGACAAATATGATTTCCTTTTCAATTTGACATTGCTTTCAGCTGAAAAAAGCAATTATTCACAATTAAGTGATTTTTTGTGGATAAGTCCTGTTTGTGCAAAAAATATTTTTTTTTAATTGATAGCAAAATAAAAAGATATAGACTTATGTAGAATTTGTGGATAACTTGTGAATAGATTTAGAATTTAGGCTTAAATCTAATAAATCAATGGAGTTGGGATGGAAGATTTTGATGGATTCTGGAATGGAATCCTAAACACTCTCAGAGAAAATATCAGCGAGCAGGGATTCAATACCTGGTTCAATGAAACAAAACTCATTGATTTTGCTGATAATTTTCTTACTGTAAAAGTTCCAACTCAATTTATCGCAGATTATTTAAATAAAAATTACAGCGACCTGATCACAGAAATCACATTAAATTTATTCAACAAAAAATACCTGATAAATTTTACCAGTCTGCAAAATAAGAAGCAGACAGGTCGATTTGAAAATATAAGTCCTTCACCTTTAATCAGAGACTATCAGACAAAATTGAATCCAAATTATAATTTCAATGAATTTGTGATCGGAAAAAACAACATGTTTGCTCATTCTGCTTCACTGGCAGTTGCAGAATCTCCGGGAAACACTTATAATCCGCTCTTTATTTATGGTGAATCCGGAATGGGAAAAACTCATCTAATGCAGGCTGTTGGAAATTTTGTGATAGATGAACTGGAAAATAAGAATATTTTTTATATTACTACCGAAGAATTTACTAACGAAATGATCGAAGCGATCAGGAACAACACTATGTCCGGATTCAGAAATAAATTCCGTAATTTTGACCTGCTTCTGATCGACGATGTTCATTTCCTTTCTAAAAAAGAAGGAACACAGGAGGAATTTTTTCACACTTTTAATGCTCTTTATGAAAAGAAAAAACAGATAGTTTTGACCAGCGATAGACCTCCAAAAGATATACCCGATCTGGAAAAAAGATTAGTTACAAGATTCGAGTGGGGTCTTCTTGCAGATCTGAAAAGTCCCGATTTTGAGACCAGGGTTGCCATCTTGAAAAAAAAGGCAGAATTTGAAAATATCAATTTAAATCCCGATGTTATCAAATTTATAGCAGAACATATCTTCAGTAATGTTCGCGCATTAGAAGGTTCACTCATCAGAATTTTAGCGTATGCTTCCTACAATAATATTGATACGGAAAACATTACTGATGAAATTGCCAATGAAATACTGATAGACTTGATTTCTGACAAAATCAAAGATGTGAACCTGGAAACGATCATGCAGAAAGTTTGTGATTATTATAATATAACACAATCGG contains the following coding sequences:
- the glnA gene encoding type I glutamate--ammonia ligase, whose translation is MTLEKIKQIIKEKGIKSIDLKYSDLVGNWYHISFPPRRLEYVLEHGISFDGSSIPGMSSVESGDMVIIPDLSTAVVDPFTEFPTLRMLCYICDADTRIGVQKDPRSVAKRVQKYMEQTGIADQSLWIPEFEFYLFNEAIINNGKYSAGYQFTSEENKKDLPGGYKDIQGTAVANRKGYHIDVPFDKYAHIREEMVELIEKIDCPVRYHHHEVGLSGQQEIETEMIEFEKITDKMMYVKDIIHNTALKHELTATFMPKPLYDEPGNGMHFHIQLRKNGKNIFFKKGNYADLSEEALYFIGGILKHGRSLTAFTNPSTNSYKRLLPGYEAPVQLFFGLANRSAAIRIPKYTTSEDAKRMEFRTGDGTCNYYLAMSALLMAGLDGIKNKVMPTPENGYGPFDDNVFDWTNKQKEKLHSIPESLEEALEELKKDNNYLLQGDVFNEELIESWIKEKMKEVVAVKNRPHPFEMNLYYSL
- a CDS encoding site-2 protease family protein encodes the protein MEYIFLIPIILMSIIIHEVSHGYAAFLLGDDTAYRAGRLNFNPINHIDRFGTIILPILMLIVTRGGLAFGYAKPVPINPYNFRDYKKHTALTAAAGPASNFIIAIILSLLLRLIMSNHDPYAPLSQASAFFMRLIYTTIMINLFLGLFNLIPFPPLDGSKVIGAFLSDEMYFKYTAQERKGMMIFMMIILVSYIFKLNIIGGIIFPPLQFIMKILTGI
- a CDS encoding tyrosine--tRNA ligase; the protein is MRFEKELKIIKKGVDELISETEMISKLERSEKKGKPLRIKYGIDPTGYDVHIGHLVPIRKMREFQDLGHLGVIIIGDFTAQIGDPTGRDESRPPLTGEQVRKNAEKYMDQLYKVLDKNKTEVRWQSEWFGNMGMSDVLKLMGKFTLARFLAHDTFRNRYEQGLSLGMHEMMYPILQAYDSVAVNADVELGATEQKFNILAGRDMQRYFGQEQQIALLSPILLGIDGKEKMSKSLNNYIAVFDSPKDKYGKVMSIPDESIINYFNYATKIAPEEIEEIEKQLKNSEINPKFIKQRLAREVVSLYHGEKAAKEAEKEFNQIFAKKEIPDEMPGYELQNEKEKIIDILVKTKTCASGSEARRMIKQNAVSIDGKKVTDIFYEISDDCIIKVGKRRFLKVIIES
- the dnaA gene encoding chromosomal replication initiator protein DnaA, which produces MEDFDGFWNGILNTLRENISEQGFNTWFNETKLIDFADNFLTVKVPTQFIADYLNKNYSDLITEITLNLFNKKYLINFTSLQNKKQTGRFENISPSPLIRDYQTKLNPNYNFNEFVIGKNNMFAHSASLAVAESPGNTYNPLFIYGESGMGKTHLMQAVGNFVIDELENKNIFYITTEEFTNEMIEAIRNNTMSGFRNKFRNFDLLLIDDVHFLSKKEGTQEEFFHTFNALYEKKKQIVLTSDRPPKDIPDLEKRLVTRFEWGLLADLKSPDFETRVAILKKKAEFENINLNPDVIKFIAEHIFSNVRALEGSLIRILAYASYNNIDTENITDEIANEILIDLISDKIKDVNLETIMQKVCDYYNITQSEIFDKTRKKNISFPRQIAMYLSNLLIPQLSLKEIAQYYKRKDHTTVLHAKRTIEEQFKNDKDLRIRIEMLIKEIKK